In Desulfatiglans anilini DSM 4660, the sequence CGGATTGAGCTTCCCGGGCGGTCCGTAGAGGCCGCTCCGCATCTTCTTCATGTTCGCCCGCGCGACGTCCATGTCGTAAAAGTTGCTGAGATGGCCGTGGTTCATGATCTCCTCGGCCGAAAAGCCGGTCAGGCGCTCCATCCCCTCGTTGAAGATGAGGACGTTCCCCTTCGTGTCCACAACCACGATGCCGTCGACGGTGCTCTGGATGACGTTCTGCAGAAAGATGTTGCTCTTTTCGACCTCCTTCTCGAGCCGGATGCGGTCCGTCACGTCCCGCGACGCCTCCAGAAGCTGCACGGTCTCGCCCTTTTCGTTCAGGATGGGGGAGACGGTCACCACCTCGTAGCGCGTCTCCCCGGTTTCGTCCTCGAACTCGTGGATCGTGCTGATGGTCTCCCCGGTCTTCTGCACCTCCTCGAGGTAGCACGCCCGCCCGCATTCCTTGCAGGGCTGGGTGAGCCCGTAACGCAGCTCGTAGCAGTGCTTGCCGAGGATGTCCTGGTAGTCGAGGCGGTTCTCGCGCAGGAAGGTCTTGTTGACCGTGTGGATCGTCATGTCGGTGTTGACGACCATGATGCGGTAGGGGAGGGAGTCGAGGATGGTCTGGGTGTCCTGCACGGTGCCCGGCGTGCAGACTTCGTGCGGCTCCGCCGCGTGCTCCCGGATGAGCGGCTGGATCAGGAGGCTGGAGATCTTGCGGTCGATCAGCTGCACCCCTGCGGGTTTGCAAGCCGCAACGGCGGCCTCGGCCTCCGGCCGGTCCCCCGTCACCAGCAGCGCGTCCAGCCCCGGCCGTTCGCACAGGTCCTCGTAGCGCTCCGTCGTGTAGATCCCCATCGACCGGGCAAGCTTCATGCCCGCCGCCTTCGGGTCGGGGTCGGCCACGCCGATCACCTTGACCGCCAGCCGCTGCCTGGGCCCCTCGTAAAGGCCTGTCAGGATCTCGCAACTGCGCTCTCCGCCGCCCGCGAGCCCGACACGGAGCATCTCCGTCGAAGGCCCTCGGCCGCCGCCAGGTTTGGCCGGAGGGATGACGTGCTTGTGGGGATCGGGTTTCAAGGCATCGGGGTCTTTCTCCAGCATGTGGCAGGTTTCGTCCCGGGCGGCGCACCTCCGCTCGATGTAGAGGATCTTTCTCTGGAAGGGCATCTCAGGCAAGGCGGTCACGGACCTTCCGTTCGAGATCGCGGATGATCGCCTTCATTGGCGCTCCGGCCTGGACGGGTCCGGACTCGTTCCAACCCTTTTCCAGGGCCTCCCGCTTCTTGTCCTGGAACTGCTCGAGGCTTGTCGAGAGGGCCTCCCAGGCAAACAATTTTTGAAGAATGTGCCGCTCCGGCGCCGAGAGGTCTTTGTCGGTGTCGAAGCTCTGGCCGCTCTGCGTGGTGAAGATCATGGGGTGCGCGTTTCCGGAAGAAAGTTCGGATCGAGAATGCTCCGGCTATTATCGGGAATATCGATCGGAATTCAAGGAAAAAAGATCCGCAGGCCTTTTGCGGAGCGGACGCTTTGCCCATTGCATGCGGAACCGGGTTGGGGTAAGAATGATGCTCATCGACGGAAACAGACTCATTCTGATATCATAGAATTTTGCGACGGGCATGGTTTGCCGGCTGCCATCCTTTCGGGATGGTCTCCGAAGCCGCTGCGAAGTGCGAGCATCGAGTCCGTCCCCTCGGGGATCACTCATATCAGGTGGTTGATATTCGCTATGTTCCGGGATTGAATCCGCCCCCTCGGGAATCACTCCTGGTGCTGTTACAGGCTGTGGGAGTTCCCTCCGATTTCTTCGCGATCGACCCCGGTGCTTCCCCAGCCTGCGGCGATAGAATCCGACCTCTTGGGCAATGGCCCCCGGTTTGTCTGACGTGCATGGCCTCGACAGGCCTCGCTCCCGGAGCCCGAGCCCTGCCAGGCGGCCTTGCCGGCCTCCACGTTCAGCTGAACCGAGCACAAGGCTCCCTGCGGCCCATTGGAAAGATTGCATGATGGTTGCAGACAACCCGCATAAAGGAAACCCGCTGCCGAATCATGTGCCCGGGCGGACGCCGCTGGATTCGCTCCCGATGCTCGGCCTCTACCTCCGCAACCTCGGCGCCAACCTGCTTGGGTTCGGGATTGTCCTGGGTCTGAATCTCCTGACGCCGCTCGGCTATTTTCGGGATCAGACAAGACTCTTCCTGATCGAGGGTGGCTGGATCCGGCTGCTCGTCTGGGAAGCGGCGATCATGCTCTTCGGGGCCGGCCTCCAGTACCTGCTTCAGCGGCCGCTCTCGGCTTATGCCTCCTGTCTCCGAAAAGGTGACAGCCCGCCTCCGGCCATGCGTGAGCGGGCGGAAAGGCGCGCCATCAACCTGCCCTTCGTTATCGCCCTGGCCAATTTCGGGATGTGGGTGGCTATCCCGGCGCTCCTCGTGACGGGCATGTGGCTCTGGTTCGACACCCGCACCGAGTCGGCGATCTTCGGTTACTTCCGCTCGGTGATGGTGGGGATGATCACGGCCACGGCCTCCTTCTTCCTGCTCGAAGACTACCTCCGCCGCGGGATCCTTGCGGCCTTGTTTCCGGAGGGGAGGCTCGCGGCCGTCCAGGGGACCATCAAACTCCCGATCCTCAGACGCATCCGTTTTCTCTACAGCGCCGGCACCCTCATCCCCATGATCATGCTGGTGGGAACCCTCTACCTGAGTCTGAAAGGCGCGGGGCATCTGCCCCCCGCCGCCCGCGAGGTGGCGCAGGAGATCCTCATCTTCTGCTTTTTCGTCTGTACGGTCTTCGCCCTCTTCGCCCTCCGCCTCAATTTTCTGGTCGGGCGATCGATTTCAAAACCGCTGACCGGGATGATGCGGGTGATTCGAAGCGTGCGGCAGGGGGATTTCACCAAGCGCATCCGCGTCGTGTCGAACGACGAGATCGGGATCCTCGGGGATGCCGGAAACGCCATGATCGCAGGCCTCGCCGAACGGGAGCAGATCCGCGAGACCTTCGGCCTCTACGTCAGCCCCGAGATCCGCGACGAGATCCTCTCCGGCCGAATCCCCCTCGAGGGCGAGCGCCGGATCGGGACGCTGCTTTTCAGCGATCTCCGCGACTTCACCGCGTATGTGGAACACCATTCCCCCGAGGAGGTGATCCGGAGCCTCCGCGCTTACTTCACCGAGATGGGGGCGGCCGTCCGCGCCCACAACGGCCTCGTCCTCCAGTACGTTGGCGACGAGCAGGAGGCGGTCTTCGGCGTCCCCGTCTATTGCGAAGACCACGCCGACAGGGCGATCCTGGCCGCGCTCGAGATGCGCCGCCGCCTGGCTTCCCTGAACGAAGAGCGCGTCCGCGCCGGCCTCGTTCCCTTCCGTCACGGCATCGGCATCCACACCGGGGAGGTCCTGACCGGAAACACCGGCAGCGAATCCCGCCGCTCCTACGCCCTGATCGGCGACACCGTCAACATCGCCTCCCGCGTCCAGGACCTCACCAAGACCCTCAAATGCGACATCCTCGTCAGCGAAGATACCGTCTCGTGCCTGCGGAGCACATTTCCCCTCACCGCTGAACCGCCGCAGACCCTGAAAGGCCACACTCGGACGCTGGTCGTTTACAAAGTCGGGTGATGCGGGATGTGTCGGGGGGAGGGGGATCGTCCCGGCTGGGGATCAGATCTTCTGGAGGAAGCCATCGATCAGCTGTTTTCTCTTCGCCAGATGGAGGAGTTCGGGATCGCCCTGCTTAATCTTGCGGAAGGTGCGGCCGTGGCGGCGCAGCACATCGAGCAGCCGGCGCGGGTAATAAACGTAGATTTTCCATGAGCCGCGGCAGGCCGGATAGAGCACCGCCATAGTCCGTTTGGGCAAAAAGACTCTGTTCAAGAGGATCCCGAGCTTTCCGCCCAAGCGCTCGTATAGGATGAGGTCCGCAAAGGGTTTCGGTATCGTCGAGGCGATCCTGCTGTTGGTGAACACCTGTGAGACCGCAGCGTTTAGAATATCCGCCGTGATGTCCGCCGGCTTCAATCGGGCCGTGATCCCGCCCGGCACGGGGGCGTCCACCAGTTTCTTCGCGAGCAGCAGGGCCATGTAGACGCCGCGGCCCCAACCCCATCGCTCGGAGCGTTCCAAAACGGCGTCCCAATCGAAGCGGTCGCCGCACCAGAGCAGCAGTTCGGCGATGTCGCAGGAGGGGCGAAGCCCGAAGGCGAACTGGTGATGATAGGAGGTGTGGAGACAGAGGTGGAGGAGCATGTCTTCGGGGCAGAATGCCAGAACATTCGTCCCCTGCAGCTTCACCGGAAGGGCCCGTTTCCACAGCTCATCGGGGTCGATCCTGTACCGCCTGTTGGAGTGGGTTACGTTCCAGTGGATTTCAAAACCGGCCTCGCCTTCCTTGATGAGGCGGGGGAGATGAAGGTGGATTTCTTCGGCATCCTCCTGGTTGACATCCACCCTGGGGGCATAGCCCAGTTCGCCGGCCAGTTCGGCGATGCGTTGGACATGCTGCGGCCGGGCCAGCAGATCGATGTCGTTCATCTCCCGGAGTCCGATGTCACGGTACACCGCGTCAGCCAGGAACATCCCCTTGAGGACGATGACGGGAATATCCTCCCGCTCCAGCAGCCTCGCCAAACGCCGAAGCGCTCCGTAGGCTCGCAAGTTCCGGAGGGTCGTATCCAGACAGGCTTGCCGGAGGCTTGACCTGCATGCATCCGGTAAATGATGACTCAGCCCTTTTTCCCGCAATCGGTAATAGAGGAGGGGGCTGATCCGCATGATCTTCGCGAGTGCGAGAAGCCGGTCCCAATCGGACGGGCCGAGAAGGGCCGTCGCCGCCGGCTCCGGAACCGCAGGATTCCTGTTGAGGAGTTCCAGCAGCAACCGCTCCGTTTCGTTCAACCATGCGAAGGGATCGATCATCACTTTGCGGCAATTTCCTCTTTCAGGATGGTTCGGTGGATTCAGCCAGCGCCGCGTCCCTGTCCGTCTGCCGGCGCCACGAAGCGGCGTAGCGCCCGTTCATCGACAGGAGCTCGTCGTGGGTGCCTTCCTCGATGATGCAGCCGCTGTGCATAACATAAATCCGGTCGGCCCGCAAGGCCGTCGTGAATCGGTGCGTGATGATGAGGGCCGTCCTGCCGGCGGCCAGGCGGCGGAAGCGGCTCAGCCAGTCCGTCTCCGCCCAGGAGTCCATGGCGCTCGTGGGCTCGTCCAGGATGATGAGGGAGGCCCGGCGCAGGAAGGCTCGGGCGAGGGCAAGGCGCTGCCATTCCCCCACGCTCAGTTCGGCTCCGCCGAACCACTTGCCGAGGAGGGTCCGGTAACCGAGGGGCAGCCGATGAACGAAGGCTTCGGCCCCGGCGGCCCGGGCCGCCCCTTCGATTTCGCCCATGCCCGGCGCGGCGGCGAGGTCGCCAAAGGCGATGTTGTCCCCGATCGTCTCATGATATCTCACCGGTTCTTGGAAAAGCACCGTGATCCGCCGGCGCAGCTCCGGGAGATTCAGATCGCGCAGGTCCAGGCCGTCCAGCAGAATGCGGCCCGCGTCCGGGTCGTAGAAGCGGCAGAGGAGCTTGATGAGGGTGCTCTTTCCCGCCCCGTTTTCGCCCACCAGGGCGGCGATCCGCCCCTTGGGAATGAGGAGGCTGAAATCGGCCAAGGCTGGATGCGGGCTCCCCGGATACCGGAAAGAGACGTTTACGATCGAGACCTCGCAGCCGCTGCCTTCGGGCAGAGTCGAGGGCCTTTCCGGATCCTGGATCTGTGGCATCAGTTCCAGGTATTCGAAAAGGTTTTCGAGGAACATCATGTTGCGGTAAATCTCCCCGGCGTTGGAAAGCAAGTCCCGCATCATGCGCTGCCCT encodes:
- a CDS encoding ABC transporter ATP-binding protein is translated as MKAKLDKALKQLPYLPRALRLVWAAAGVWAMAWLALILLQGLLPVATVYLTRAVVDGLVAILGKEYSWTALSPFLLLVGLTVLTLLAGEALRGITGWMRTVQSEQVQDHIHGRIHEKALALDIAFYDSPDYYDRLHRARIDAVSRPAAMLENIGAFLQNGVTLAAMCLVLLRFGPWLPLILFVSTLPALFVVFRNTLRFHAWRVRNTAAERRCRYYDWMITERNAAPELRLFGLGIPFRDAFRRLREGLRRERGDLAKKEAVGRIGASVFGLAALAGGLAWMSWKASRGTVTLGELTLFYLAFSQGQRMMRDLLSNAGEIYRNMMFLENLFEYLELMPQIQDPERPSTLPEGSGCEVSIVNVSFRYPGSPHPALADFSLLIPKGRIAALVGENGAGKSTLIKLLCRFYDPDAGRILLDGLDLRDLNLPELRRRITVLFQEPVRYHETIGDNIAFGDLAAAPGMGEIEGAARAAGAEAFVHRLPLGYRTLLGKWFGGAELSVGEWQRLALARAFLRRASLIILDEPTSAMDSWAETDWLSRFRRLAAGRTALIITHRFTTALRADRIYVMHSGCIIEEGTHDELLSMNGRYAASWRRQTDRDAALAESTEPS
- a CDS encoding nucleotidyltransferase domain-containing protein codes for the protein MIDPFAWLNETERLLLELLNRNPAVPEPAATALLGPSDWDRLLALAKIMRISPLLYYRLREKGLSHHLPDACRSSLRQACLDTTLRNLRAYGALRRLARLLEREDIPVIVLKGMFLADAVYRDIGLREMNDIDLLARPQHVQRIAELAGELGYAPRVDVNQEDAEEIHLHLPRLIKEGEAGFEIHWNVTHSNRRYRIDPDELWKRALPVKLQGTNVLAFCPEDMLLHLCLHTSYHHQFAFGLRPSCDIAELLLWCGDRFDWDAVLERSERWGWGRGVYMALLLAKKLVDAPVPGGITARLKPADITADILNAAVSQVFTNSRIASTIPKPFADLILYERLGGKLGILLNRVFLPKRTMAVLYPACRGSWKIYVYYPRRLLDVLRRHGRTFRKIKQGDPELLHLAKRKQLIDGFLQKI
- a CDS encoding ATP-binding protein is translated as MTALPEMPFQRKILYIERRCAARDETCHMLEKDPDALKPDPHKHVIPPAKPGGGRGPSTEMLRVGLAGGGERSCEILTGLYEGPRQRLAVKVIGVADPDPKAAGMKLARSMGIYTTERYEDLCERPGLDALLVTGDRPEAEAAVAACKPAGVQLIDRKISSLLIQPLIREHAAEPHEVCTPGTVQDTQTILDSLPYRIMVVNTDMTIHTVNKTFLRENRLDYQDILGKHCYELRYGLTQPCKECGRACYLEEVQKTGETISTIHEFEDETGETRYEVVTVSPILNEKGETVQLLEASRDVTDRIRLEKEVEKSNIFLQNVIQSTVDGIVVVDTKGNVLIFNEGMERLTGFSAEEIMNHGHLSNFYDMDVARANMKKMRSGLYGPPGKLNPTSMQITAKDGEKIPITLTASLITIEGRDIGSVGVFTDMREVLQMRRDLEEAHVHLVQSERIASVGRMAAGVAHEINNPLSGILIYAELLKEALQDHEEHLKDIQEIIDQTLRCKHIVAELLEFSRQSVGKVASFSLDQLITKTLNLLVHQATFQNIRVSKEIEPEMPDMLGDMGQLQQVFTNLFINAADAMEYKGHLGIKARYEEGASRFIIEVSDSGPGIPEELRDKVFDIFFSTKPVGKGTGLGLSISQNIIKLHGGQISFDCPPGGGTTFRIELPLDYSCREEEKPVFIGLDDDG
- a CDS encoding adenylate/guanylate cyclase domain-containing protein, producing MMVADNPHKGNPLPNHVPGRTPLDSLPMLGLYLRNLGANLLGFGIVLGLNLLTPLGYFRDQTRLFLIEGGWIRLLVWEAAIMLFGAGLQYLLQRPLSAYASCLRKGDSPPPAMRERAERRAINLPFVIALANFGMWVAIPALLVTGMWLWFDTRTESAIFGYFRSVMVGMITATASFFLLEDYLRRGILAALFPEGRLAAVQGTIKLPILRRIRFLYSAGTLIPMIMLVGTLYLSLKGAGHLPPAAREVAQEILIFCFFVCTVFALFALRLNFLVGRSISKPLTGMMRVIRSVRQGDFTKRIRVVSNDEIGILGDAGNAMIAGLAEREQIRETFGLYVSPEIRDEILSGRIPLEGERRIGTLLFSDLRDFTAYVEHHSPEEVIRSLRAYFTEMGAAVRAHNGLVLQYVGDEQEAVFGVPVYCEDHADRAILAALEMRRRLASLNEERVRAGLVPFRHGIGIHTGEVLTGNTGSESRRSYALIGDTVNIASRVQDLTKTLKCDILVSEDTVSCLRSTFPLTAEPPQTLKGHTRTLVVYKVG